The following proteins are co-located in the Mesorhizobium australicum WSM2073 genome:
- a CDS encoding cysteine hydrolase family protein: MSAPANTALRRALIVVDVQNDYDGGNLAIQHPPFRDSVVNVTRAMDAASAAGIKVVVVKQMAPETSPIFARGSHGGELHPEIARRGRDHYVEKNLPSAFTGTDLEDWLRANTIDTIAVVGYMTHNCDLSTIIHAVHMGFAVEFLSDATGSVPYANSAGYASAEEIHRVVSIILQSRFAAVLKTAEWIDCLETGALPERDTIHASNQRALSRSAA; this comes from the coding sequence ATGTCTGCCCCAGCCAACACCGCGCTGCGCCGCGCGCTGATCGTCGTCGACGTCCAGAATGACTATGACGGCGGCAACCTGGCTATCCAGCATCCGCCGTTCCGCGACAGCGTCGTCAACGTGACGCGCGCCATGGATGCCGCATCGGCAGCAGGCATCAAGGTCGTGGTCGTCAAGCAGATGGCGCCCGAGACGTCGCCGATCTTCGCCCGGGGCAGCCATGGCGGCGAACTGCATCCCGAGATCGCCAGGCGTGGCCGCGACCATTATGTCGAGAAGAATTTGCCAAGCGCCTTCACCGGTACCGACCTCGAGGACTGGTTGCGCGCCAACACTATCGATACGATCGCGGTCGTCGGCTACATGACGCATAATTGCGACCTGTCGACCATCATCCATGCCGTGCATATGGGCTTCGCGGTCGAGTTCCTGTCCGACGCGACCGGTTCGGTGCCTTACGCCAACAGCGCCGGCTACGCCTCGGCGGAGGAGATCCATCGCGTGGTGAGCATCATCCTGCAGTCGCGCTTCGCCGCGGTGCTCAAGACCGCCGAATGGATCGACTGCCTGGAGACCGGCGCGCTGCCGGAACGCGACACGATCCATGCGTCCAACCAGCGGGCGCTGTCGCGCAGCGCCGCGTAG
- a CDS encoding formate--tetrahydrofolate ligase: MAEVKSDIEIARGARKKQIQEIGQKIGIPTEHLLPYGHDKAKISAEFIKSVKGNKDGKLILVTAINPTPAGEGKTTTTVGLGDGLNRVGKKAIVCIREASLGPNFGVKGGAAGGGYAQVVPMEDMNLHFTGDFHAITTAHNLLSALIDNHIYWGNELGIDTRRVVWRRVMDMNDRALREIICSLGGVANGFPREAGFDITVASEVMAILCLATDLKDLEKRLGDIIVAYRRDKSAVYARDLKADGAMAVLLKDAMQPNLVQTLENNPAFVHGGPFANIAHGCNSVVATTTALKLADYVVTEAGFGADLGAEKFFDIKCRKAGLKPAATVIVATVRAMKMNGGVKKEDLGKENVEAVRKGCPNLGRHIENIRQFGVPAVVAINHFYSDTDAEIQALKDYVASMGEEAILCKHWANGSAGIEELANKVVALAESGASQFAPLYPDSMPLFEKINTIVQRIYRGSEAIADKSVRDQLKAWEDAGYGNLPVCMAKTQYSFSTDPNLRGAPTGHTVPVREVRLSAGAGFVVIICGEVMTMPGLPSKPSSEKIFLNEAGQIEGLF, from the coding sequence ATGGCCGAAGTGAAGTCCGACATCGAGATCGCGCGTGGCGCCAGGAAAAAGCAGATCCAGGAGATCGGCCAGAAGATCGGCATCCCGACCGAACATCTGCTGCCCTACGGCCACGACAAGGCCAAGATTTCGGCCGAGTTCATCAAGTCGGTGAAGGGCAACAAGGACGGCAAGCTGATCCTGGTCACCGCCATCAACCCGACCCCGGCCGGCGAGGGCAAGACCACCACCACCGTCGGCCTCGGTGATGGCCTCAACCGCGTCGGCAAGAAGGCGATCGTCTGCATCCGCGAAGCCTCGCTCGGCCCGAATTTCGGCGTCAAGGGCGGTGCCGCCGGCGGCGGTTACGCGCAGGTCGTGCCGATGGAGGACATGAACCTCCACTTCACCGGCGACTTCCACGCCATCACCACGGCGCACAACCTTTTGTCGGCCCTGATCGACAACCACATCTACTGGGGCAATGAACTCGGCATCGACACCCGCCGCGTGGTGTGGCGCCGCGTCATGGACATGAACGACCGGGCGCTGCGCGAGATCATCTGCTCGCTCGGAGGCGTCGCCAACGGCTTTCCGCGCGAAGCCGGCTTCGACATCACCGTCGCCTCGGAAGTGATGGCGATCCTCTGCCTCGCCACCGACCTGAAGGACCTGGAAAAGCGCCTCGGCGACATCATCGTCGCCTATCGCCGCGACAAGTCGGCGGTCTATGCCCGCGACCTCAAGGCCGATGGCGCCATGGCCGTCCTGCTCAAGGATGCCATGCAGCCCAATCTGGTGCAGACGCTGGAGAACAACCCGGCCTTCGTGCATGGCGGCCCGTTCGCCAACATCGCGCATGGCTGCAACTCGGTCGTCGCCACCACGACGGCGCTCAAGCTTGCCGACTACGTCGTCACCGAAGCCGGTTTTGGTGCTGATCTAGGTGCCGAAAAGTTCTTCGACATCAAGTGCCGCAAGGCCGGACTGAAGCCGGCAGCCACCGTCATCGTCGCCACCGTGCGCGCCATGAAGATGAATGGCGGCGTCAAGAAGGAAGACCTTGGCAAGGAGAATGTCGAAGCCGTCAGGAAGGGCTGCCCGAACCTTGGACGCCACATCGAGAACATCAGGCAGTTCGGCGTCCCGGCGGTCGTTGCCATCAACCACTTCTATTCCGACACCGACGCCGAGATTCAGGCGCTCAAGGACTATGTCGCCTCGATGGGCGAGGAAGCGATCCTGTGCAAGCACTGGGCCAACGGCTCCGCCGGCATCGAGGAGCTTGCCAACAAGGTGGTGGCGCTCGCCGAATCCGGCGCCTCGCAGTTCGCGCCACTCTATCCCGACTCCATGCCGCTGTTCGAGAAAATAAACACCATCGTTCAGCGCATCTATCGCGGCTCGGAAGCCATCGCTGACAAATCGGTGCGCGACCAGTTGAAGGCCTGGGAGGATGCCGGTTACGGCAACCTTCCGGTCTGCATGGCCAAGACACAGTACTCGTTCTCGACCGACCCGAACCTGCGCGGCGCGCCGACCGGCCACACCGTGCCGGTGCGCGAGGTCAGGCTGTCCGCCGGCGCCGGCTTCGTCGTCATCATCTGCGGCGAGGTCATGACCATGCCTGGCCTGCCGAGCAAGCCGTCGTCGGAAAAGATCTTCCTCAACGAGGCCGGCCAGATCGAAGGCCTGTTCTGA
- a CDS encoding DUF2333 family protein has product MLDPIVNFFVKLFQWIGRGIGLLIGVILWPFLWAGRWYTQRGWILKAVVGLALLVLIGLYANFFYATQWWNRFNPNYPDTYTFEKRNVSAGEQVAAGAGTDTAKTCGNSGIAQVAADLTDFNVNQNAWISSMILYKLGLFGIDWDNTPWMDNKASFQRGINQAVRRTATELADNLGRVRTTSQIDADLQDARGNLQFDEYTWYFGVSPFGPKTPTPSYYRDAVRKLRSFNARLATCQATFDARADNLKQYIDRIASDIGSTSAILKERAENHNNGWFDTRADDRYWFAYGQLYAYYGLMKGAQADFEDVIKEKHLQSLWDTMDAQFVSALRIQPFIIANGREDGWLLPTHLTTMGFYVLRVRSNMVEISNVLTQ; this is encoded by the coding sequence ATGCTCGACCCGATCGTGAACTTCTTCGTCAAGCTGTTCCAGTGGATCGGCCGCGGCATCGGCCTTCTGATCGGCGTGATCCTGTGGCCCTTCTTGTGGGCCGGCCGCTGGTACACGCAGCGCGGCTGGATCCTGAAGGCCGTCGTCGGCCTAGCCTTGCTGGTGCTGATCGGCCTTTACGCCAACTTCTTCTACGCCACCCAGTGGTGGAACAGGTTCAACCCGAACTACCCGGACACCTATACGTTCGAGAAGCGCAACGTTTCCGCCGGTGAACAGGTGGCCGCCGGCGCCGGCACCGACACGGCCAAGACTTGCGGCAACTCCGGCATCGCCCAGGTGGCGGCGGACCTGACTGACTTCAACGTCAACCAGAATGCCTGGATCTCGTCGATGATCCTCTACAAGCTCGGCCTGTTCGGCATCGACTGGGACAACACCCCGTGGATGGACAACAAGGCCTCTTTCCAGCGCGGCATCAACCAGGCGGTGCGACGCACGGCGACCGAGCTTGCCGACAATCTCGGCCGCGTGCGCACCACCTCGCAGATCGATGCCGACCTGCAGGACGCGCGTGGCAATCTGCAGTTCGACGAGTATACCTGGTATTTCGGCGTGAGCCCGTTTGGACCGAAGACACCGACGCCGAGCTACTATCGCGACGCCGTGCGCAAGCTGCGTTCGTTCAATGCCCGGCTCGCCACCTGCCAGGCCACTTTCGATGCCCGCGCCGACAATCTGAAGCAGTATATCGATCGCATCGCCAGTGACATCGGCTCGACCTCCGCCATCCTCAAGGAGCGTGCCGAGAACCACAACAATGGCTGGTTCGACACCCGCGCCGACGACCGCTACTGGTTCGCCTATGGCCAGCTCTATGCCTATTACGGCCTGATGAAGGGCGCCCAGGCCGACTTCGAGGACGTCATCAAGGAAAAGCACCTGCAGAGCCTGTGGGATACGATGGACGCGCAGTTCGTGTCGGCCCTGCGCATCCAGCCCTTCATCATCGCCAATGGCCGCGAGGACGGCTGGCTGCTGCCCACCCATCTGACGACGATGGGCTTCTACGTGCTTCGGGTGCGCTCGAACATGGTTGAAATCAGCAACGTGCTGACGCAGTAG
- a CDS encoding DUF6638 family protein, producing the protein MSKKPDLLRDNELIYGRLLTVDEPHLIQRYNKALAAFGLKPTKLKSFQIDRTGFSPEVAEECGDYDYLDPNEVNRRFIILTPSQIDLPVVHTAFSNTSQLMFEFMSRNQRAIDALTIKDVIYGEMEDSVPKVNDIEDLLSISQVEFKVLSAEDVLGKAAELGKLVDRLKQEPDAWRDNAMLTRMVELAKVCGDIRENALVPDQVIFRHNAYWTSHFGGLYVFVDPDMTTVISDPAAPGFRRSRPWQVSYLSIKDADKVFKFLAATGRIELPRASWIETSGYLEHRAEMVVRALIRDAEPNRNLTDVDKVWLQTWIQGHADLITRDGNFPFLNAAKREIAQFGHLKIEDVFPQQRFLVVRAKPDHPDAWLTNRLISDFVPSDFVSRYIFNKDGFYKDYDGFSDAWRSHVVDVLKTTYLKEKVAFRTRLYGLTD; encoded by the coding sequence ATGAGCAAAAAACCCGATCTCCTGCGCGACAACGAACTCATCTACGGCCGGCTGCTCACGGTCGACGAGCCGCATCTCATCCAGCGCTACAACAAGGCGCTGGCGGCTTTCGGTCTCAAGCCGACAAAGCTGAAGAGTTTCCAGATCGACCGCACCGGCTTTTCGCCCGAAGTGGCCGAGGAGTGTGGCGACTACGATTATCTGGATCCCAACGAGGTCAACCGCCGCTTCATCATCCTGACGCCGTCGCAGATCGACCTGCCGGTGGTGCACACGGCCTTCTCGAACACCTCGCAGCTGATGTTCGAATTCATGTCCAGGAACCAGCGCGCCATAGACGCGCTGACCATCAAGGACGTGATCTACGGCGAGATGGAGGATTCCGTTCCCAAGGTCAACGACATCGAGGACCTGCTGTCGATCAGCCAGGTCGAGTTCAAGGTGCTGTCGGCCGAGGACGTGCTGGGCAAGGCGGCCGAGCTCGGCAAGCTCGTCGACCGGCTGAAGCAGGAGCCCGACGCCTGGCGCGACAATGCCATGCTGACCCGCATGGTGGAACTCGCCAAGGTCTGCGGCGACATCAGGGAGAACGCGCTGGTGCCCGACCAGGTGATCTTCCGCCACAACGCCTACTGGACCAGCCATTTCGGCGGCCTCTACGTCTTCGTCGATCCCGACATGACGACGGTGATCAGCGATCCGGCGGCTCCAGGTTTCCGCCGCTCGCGGCCCTGGCAGGTGAGCTATCTCTCCATCAAGGACGCCGACAAGGTGTTCAAATTCCTGGCCGCCACCGGGCGCATCGAATTGCCGCGCGCCTCCTGGATCGAAACCTCGGGCTATCTCGAGCACCGCGCTGAAATGGTCGTGCGCGCGCTGATCCGCGACGCCGAGCCGAACCGCAATTTGACCGACGTCGACAAGGTCTGGCTGCAGACCTGGATCCAGGGCCATGCCGACCTGATCACCAGGGACGGCAATTTTCCCTTCCTCAACGCCGCCAAGCGCGAGATCGCCCAGTTCGGCCACCTCAAGATCGAGGACGTCTTCCCGCAGCAGCGCTTCCTGGTGGTCCGCGCCAAGCCTGATCATCCCGACGCCTGGCTGACCAACCGGCTGATCTCGGATTTCGTGCCGTCGGACTTCGTGTCGCGCTACATCTTCAACAAGGACGGCTTCTACAAGGACTATGACGGCTTCAGCGACGCTTGGCGATCGCATGTTGTGGACGTTCTGAAAACCACATATTTGAAGGAAAAGGTGGCGTTTCGCACACGCCTCTACGGCCTGACCGACTAG
- a CDS encoding endonuclease domain-containing protein: MRGGNEPKVARARELRKIENDAEEKLWHELRGRRLNGHKFIRQLPIGPYFADFACREANLVVEVDGSQHAGGSRDRYRDETMNANGWSVLRIWHADVLSGRKSVLETIVAAVDGRLNKKMIGIDAKFLPSILETR, from the coding sequence ATGCGTGGTGGAAACGAGCCCAAGGTGGCAAGAGCCCGCGAGCTTCGGAAAATCGAGAACGATGCCGAGGAAAAGCTCTGGCATGAACTGCGTGGGCGACGATTGAATGGCCACAAATTCATTCGCCAACTGCCCATCGGGCCCTATTTCGCCGACTTTGCCTGTCGTGAGGCTAATCTGGTCGTGGAGGTCGATGGCAGCCAGCATGCAGGTGGATCCCGGGATCGCTACAGGGACGAAACGATGAACGCTAATGGTTGGTCGGTATTGAGGATTTGGCACGCTGATGTTTTGAGCGGCCGAAAGAGCGTATTGGAGACCATCGTTGCGGCCGTGGATGGTCGGCTGAACAAGAAGATGATTGGCATCGACGCGAAGTTTCTGCCTTCAATCTTGGAGACGAGATGA
- a CDS encoding AAA family ATPase produces MDTGLTTIPEAAIEKHRATAQSFITRIVVLEDPSRESGTALAGTNRRFVSTVSVGSVRRTREVELSKTVGAVHPDDQLLTIPQHTLLFRARRGTAIALAVSDVFAEGSDLESLQARNTRAPLEGDEASTFKKLLSASAYISAFSLASYLFQLIDSDGEAPNDIPEPDFLFDTPQDAVKSILAGLDKAIAGSTDDGDLTTRARAFARVAIDGLLARKSRFDGIGPFENAHIRIDADDFTLDGFDVAPGKRSKPLVMTFKKPEEVVGNHIAKYQSVKLAKMLMAYDFERELNPFVELGGFLFTFIGDGAPGTGKTTLIQMIAGLVNGYCQVAGYPFAYENFGVDQISSYQGKSGQNCRQFINNVLNPRVIGFGTIDDIDQVAARRSDDRASAGQQEITGVLMDAFAGAATVVRGNCSFGMFSNYPENVDDALRQRAGARWLVDGPQTRDDYIDIFVLLAGKNHEIPLGKHELYAAQEIQRAVTEAYEEHEKPREDGLVRVYERYMKENGAPKTMADIGTYLHLIKDAEPRFTGRAIKNVTDAIKMRAMDIELPDDWFEKPEAFMHKSYDDKKAMIEELRGPFSLAMVMQEINRYADSEFRYSDKSDDAAVEKLLRDARLRERAAREMEEMKKKGLWNA; encoded by the coding sequence ATGGACACCGGCCTGACCACCATCCCGGAAGCGGCTATCGAAAAACACCGCGCCACCGCGCAGAGCTTCATCACCCGCATCGTCGTGCTGGAGGATCCATCGCGCGAATCCGGTACGGCATTGGCCGGCACCAACCGCCGCTTCGTCTCCACCGTCTCGGTCGGTTCGGTGCGCCGCACCCGCGAGGTCGAGCTGTCGAAGACGGTCGGCGCCGTTCATCCCGACGACCAGTTGCTGACCATCCCGCAGCACACGCTGCTCTTTCGCGCCCGGCGCGGCACGGCGATCGCGCTGGCGGTATCGGACGTCTTTGCCGAAGGCTCCGATCTCGAAAGCCTGCAGGCCAGGAACACCCGCGCGCCGCTCGAAGGCGACGAGGCGTCCACCTTCAAGAAACTGCTGTCGGCTTCGGCCTATATTTCGGCCTTCAGCCTCGCCTCGTATCTGTTCCAGCTCATCGATAGCGACGGCGAGGCGCCGAACGATATCCCCGAGCCGGACTTCCTGTTCGACACGCCCCAGGATGCGGTGAAATCGATCCTGGCCGGCCTCGACAAGGCGATAGCGGGCTCGACGGACGACGGCGACCTGACGACCAGGGCGCGCGCCTTCGCCCGCGTCGCCATCGACGGGCTTTTGGCGCGCAAAAGCCGCTTCGACGGCATCGGCCCGTTCGAGAACGCCCATATCCGCATCGACGCCGACGACTTCACCCTCGACGGCTTCGACGTGGCGCCGGGCAAGCGCTCCAAGCCGCTGGTGATGACCTTCAAGAAACCGGAAGAGGTCGTCGGCAACCACATCGCCAAATACCAGTCGGTCAAGCTCGCCAAGATGCTGATGGCCTATGATTTCGAGCGTGAACTGAACCCGTTCGTCGAGCTCGGCGGCTTCCTGTTCACCTTCATCGGCGACGGCGCGCCCGGCACCGGCAAAACGACGCTGATCCAGATGATCGCCGGCCTTGTCAACGGCTATTGCCAGGTCGCCGGCTACCCCTTTGCCTATGAAAATTTCGGCGTCGACCAGATTTCATCCTACCAGGGCAAGTCGGGCCAGAACTGCCGCCAGTTCATCAACAATGTGTTGAACCCGCGCGTCATCGGCTTCGGCACCATCGACGACATCGACCAGGTGGCCGCCCGCCGTTCCGACGACCGCGCCTCGGCGGGCCAGCAGGAGATCACCGGCGTGCTGATGGACGCCTTCGCCGGTGCTGCCACCGTGGTGCGCGGCAATTGCTCGTTCGGCATGTTCTCCAACTATCCCGAGAATGTCGACGATGCGCTGCGCCAGCGCGCCGGCGCCCGCTGGCTGGTCGACGGGCCGCAGACGCGCGACGACTATATCGACATTTTCGTGCTGCTCGCCGGCAAGAACCACGAAATCCCCCTGGGCAAGCACGAACTCTACGCCGCGCAGGAGATCCAGCGCGCCGTGACCGAAGCCTATGAAGAGCATGAAAAGCCGCGGGAGGACGGACTGGTGCGGGTCTACGAGCGCTACATGAAGGAAAATGGCGCGCCCAAGACCATGGCCGACATCGGCACCTACCTGCACCTGATCAAGGATGCCGAGCCGCGCTTCACCGGCCGCGCCATCAAGAACGTCACCGACGCCATCAAGATGCGTGCCATGGACATCGAGCTTCCCGACGACTGGTTCGAAAAGCCGGAAGCTTTCATGCACAAGAGCTACGACGACAAGAAGGCGATGATCGAGGAATTGCGCGGGCCGTTCTCGCTTGCCATGGTCATGCAGGAGATCAACCGCTACGCCGATTCCGAGTTCCGCTATTCCGACAAGTCCGACGATGCCGCGGTGGAGAAGCTGCTGCGCGACGCAAGGCTGCGCGAACGCGCAGCGCGCGAGATGGAGGAGATGAAGAAGAAGGGTCTGTGGAATGCGTGA
- a CDS encoding c-type cytochrome has protein sequence MLRAVLSASLLLLATSVTARAGGDPVLGKHVFNRCMACHEAASDRDKVGPHLMGVVGRKAGTAESFLDRYSDAMKSAGAAGLVWDEANLAEYLRSPKLKVPGNRMAFGGLSNDDDIANVVAYLKADPKP, from the coding sequence ATGCTTCGAGCCGTCTTGTCCGCCAGCCTTCTTTTGCTTGCCACCTCCGTTACCGCCCGGGCCGGGGGCGATCCTGTGCTGGGCAAACATGTTTTCAACCGATGCATGGCCTGCCATGAGGCGGCGTCCGACCGCGACAAGGTCGGCCCGCATCTGATGGGCGTCGTCGGCCGCAAGGCGGGAACCGCCGAAAGCTTCCTCGACCGTTATTCGGACGCCATGAAGAGCGCGGGTGCTGCCGGTCTCGTCTGGGACGAGGCAAATCTTGCCGAATACCTCAGATCTCCCAAGCTGAAGGTGCCCGGCAACAGGATGGCCTTTGGCGGCCTCAGCAATGACGACGACATCGCCAACGTCGTCGCCTATCTGAAGGCCGACCCCAAACCCTGA
- a CDS encoding choline ABC transporter substrate-binding protein, translating into MSRMNSFVAGLGLAAFLSTSAAFAGDPASCKAVRLSDVGWTDIQATTGLASVLLTALGYEPQVIQLSVPVTYASLKNKDLDVFLGNWMPSMTNDIKDYTADGSVETVSQNLAGAGYGIVVPTYVADAGVKSLTDLGKFKDKFNGKIYGIEAGNDGNRIILDMIKNPKDNLDGFELVESSEAGMLTQAEQSMKSNEWIAFLGWTPHPVMGAMKITYLDGMGDSGFGAATVSTNVRKGYMSECPNVGKFIANLKFNLDMEGQMMDAILKGSDANKVATDWLKKNPDAVKPWIAGVTTFDGGDAAAAVKTALGS; encoded by the coding sequence ATGTCGCGCATGAATTCCTTCGTCGCCGGCCTGGGCCTGGCGGCTTTCCTGTCCACGAGCGCCGCCTTCGCCGGCGATCCGGCAAGCTGCAAGGCGGTTCGCCTCTCCGATGTCGGCTGGACCGACATCCAGGCCACCACCGGGCTGGCCTCGGTGCTGCTCACCGCGCTCGGCTACGAGCCGCAGGTGATCCAGCTCTCGGTTCCGGTGACCTATGCGTCGCTGAAGAACAAGGACCTCGACGTCTTCCTCGGCAACTGGATGCCGTCGATGACCAATGACATCAAGGATTATACGGCCGACGGTTCGGTCGAGACCGTCAGCCAGAACCTGGCCGGCGCCGGTTACGGCATCGTCGTGCCGACCTATGTCGCGGATGCCGGCGTCAAGTCGCTGACCGACCTCGGCAAGTTCAAGGACAAGTTCAACGGCAAGATCTACGGCATCGAGGCCGGCAATGACGGCAATCGCATCATCCTCGACATGATCAAGAACCCGAAGGACAATCTCGACGGGTTCGAGCTGGTCGAATCCTCGGAGGCCGGCATGCTGACGCAGGCCGAGCAGTCGATGAAGAGCAATGAGTGGATCGCCTTCCTCGGCTGGACGCCGCATCCGGTGATGGGCGCCATGAAGATCACCTATCTCGACGGCATGGGCGACAGCGGTTTCGGCGCGGCCACCGTCTCGACCAATGTGCGCAAGGGCTACATGAGCGAGTGCCCGAATGTCGGCAAGTTCATCGCCAACCTGAAGTTCAATCTGGATATGGAAGGCCAGATGATGGACGCCATCCTGAAGGGCAGCGATGCCAACAAGGTGGCAACCGACTGGTTGAAGAAAAACCCGGATGCGGTCAAGCCGTGGATCGCCGGCGTGACCACCTTCGACGGCGGCGACGCTGCGGCGGCGGTCAAGACCGCGCTCGGAAGCTGA
- the choW gene encoding choline ABC transporter permease subunit, with translation MDPISKFMVDHKIPIGAWGKAFFGFLTDNFDTVFRAFSNGLNFLLDGLVNILLMVPSVLLALVIAVIAWLLQRSRPLAIGVFIGLIFIINQNLWKQTVQTLVLVVAAAAAAMAIGVPLGIWAAHKPKVYRIMLPVLDLMQTLPTFVYLIPVLTLFGLGNAPGLIVTIIFVIPTAVRLTHLGVVSVPKSIIEAGEAFGATKSQLLWKVELPSALPTIMAGLTQSIMLSLSMVVFAALIGAGGLGTEINRALGSRRIDLGLEAGLAIVVLAIVLDRMTRIGVGGKK, from the coding sequence ATGGATCCGATTTCCAAGTTCATGGTCGATCACAAGATCCCGATCGGCGCCTGGGGAAAGGCGTTCTTCGGTTTCCTTACCGACAATTTCGACACCGTCTTCAGGGCGTTCTCGAATGGCCTCAATTTTCTGCTCGACGGGCTGGTCAACATCCTGCTGATGGTGCCGTCGGTGCTGCTCGCTTTGGTGATTGCCGTCATCGCCTGGCTGCTGCAGCGTTCGCGGCCGCTCGCCATCGGCGTTTTCATCGGGCTGATCTTCATCATCAACCAGAACCTTTGGAAACAGACGGTGCAGACGCTGGTGCTGGTTGTCGCGGCGGCGGCGGCGGCGATGGCGATCGGCGTGCCGCTCGGCATCTGGGCCGCGCACAAGCCGAAGGTCTATCGCATCATGCTGCCGGTGCTCGACCTGATGCAGACGCTGCCGACCTTCGTCTACCTGATCCCGGTGCTGACGCTGTTCGGTCTTGGCAATGCGCCCGGCCTGATCGTCACCATCATCTTCGTCATCCCGACCGCGGTCCGGCTCACCCATCTCGGCGTCGTCTCGGTACCGAAGTCGATCATCGAGGCCGGCGAGGCCTTTGGCGCCACCAAGAGCCAGCTGTTGTGGAAGGTCGAGCTGCCCTCGGCGCTGCCCACCATCATGGCCGGTCTGACGCAGTCGATCATGCTGTCGCTGTCGATGGTGGTGTTCGCGGCCCTGATCGGCGCCGGCGGGCTCGGCACGGAAATCAACCGGGCGCTCGGTTCGCGCCGCATCGATCTGGGCCTTGAGGCCGGTCTCGCCATCGTCGTGCTCGCCATCGTGCTCGACCGGATGACCCGCATTGGCGTTGGAGGCAAGAAATGA
- the choV gene encoding choline ABC transporter ATP-binding protein — translation MTVAVDFRNVDIVFGADQAGSLAMIDKGATRAEILEKTGNVLGCAGASLTVHEGEISVLMGLSGSGKSTLLRAVNRLNVVSRGQVLVKDGDRTVDVVTCDEPTLRRLRQKQVAMVFQQFGLLPWRTVEENVGLGLELAGVPDAERKERVHRQLKLVNLDQWSNKYAHELSGGMQQRVGLARAFATEAPILLMDEPFSALDPLIRTKLQDELLQLQAELKKTIIFVSHDLEEALKIGSHITIMEGGRIVQTGAPEDIVLRPANDYVRDFIANVNPLSVLTAWNVMRDRRDLEQGKDGWVWLDRRKTTRFKIDEHGLVAAAERDGKPAVWVSCADVEGQPEELAQVFWANPGTSLKTVMLAMHRSQTAPVALFDDQSRFVGAIGIRDVLSAVLRR, via the coding sequence ATGACCGTCGCCGTCGATTTCAGGAATGTCGATATCGTCTTCGGCGCCGACCAGGCCGGCTCGCTGGCGATGATCGACAAGGGCGCCACCCGGGCCGAAATCCTCGAGAAGACCGGCAATGTGCTCGGCTGCGCCGGCGCCAGCCTGACCGTGCATGAAGGCGAAATCTCGGTGCTGATGGGCCTGTCCGGTTCGGGCAAGTCGACGCTGCTTCGCGCGGTCAACCGGCTGAACGTGGTGTCGCGCGGCCAAGTGCTGGTGAAGGACGGTGACCGCACGGTCGATGTCGTCACCTGCGACGAGCCGACCCTGCGGCGGCTGCGCCAGAAGCAGGTGGCAATGGTGTTCCAGCAGTTCGGCCTGCTGCCATGGCGCACGGTGGAGGAGAATGTCGGTCTCGGCCTCGAACTCGCCGGCGTGCCGGATGCCGAGCGCAAGGAGCGGGTGCATCGCCAGCTCAAGCTGGTCAATCTCGACCAATGGTCGAACAAATACGCCCATGAGCTGTCGGGCGGCATGCAGCAGCGCGTCGGCCTGGCGCGTGCCTTCGCCACCGAGGCGCCTATCCTGTTGATGGACGAGCCGTTCTCGGCCCTCGACCCGCTGATCCGCACCAAGCTGCAGGACGAACTTCTGCAGTTGCAGGCGGAATTGAAGAAGACCATCATCTTCGTCAGCCACGATCTCGAGGAGGCGCTGAAGATCGGCAGCCACATCACTATCATGGAGGGCGGCCGTATCGTCCAGACCGGCGCGCCGGAAGACATCGTGCTGCGCCCCGCCAACGATTATGTCCGCGACTTCATCGCCAATGTGAACCCGCTCTCGGTACTGACCGCCTGGAACGTGATGCGCGACCGCCGCGATCTCGAACAGGGCAAGGACGGCTGGGTGTGGCTCGACCGGCGCAAGACGACGCGCTTCAAGATCGACGAGCACGGGCTGGTGGCGGCGGCCGAGCGCGACGGCAAGCCGGCCGTATGGGTGTCCTGCGCCGATGTCGAGGGCCAGCCGGAGGAGTTGGCGCAAGTGTTCTGGGCCAATCCCGGCACCTCGCTGAAGACCGTGATGCTGGCCATGCACCGGTCGCAGACCGCACCCGTGGCGCTGTTCGACGACCAGTCGCGCTTCGTCGGCGCGATCGGCATCCGCGACGTGCTGAGCGCGGTGCTGCGGCGCTGA